GGGCCGGGTGCGGAACACGCCCAGCTCCACGTCGAGATCGCCGCAGATCCTGCAGACCTCGCTCTTGGAGATCCCGGTGTCCGCCCAGGGCTCTGACCAGGTCATCCACGCTGCGGGTGGACACGCCCTGCACGTACGCCTCCATGACGACCGCGTAGAGGGCCTGGTCGATGCGGCGCCGGCGCTCCAGCAGGCTGGGGAAGAAGCTGCCGGTGCGGACCTTGTGGATCGCCAGGTCCAGATCCCCGGCCTGCGTGGTCCGGTCGGGGACGTGTTCGCGGAGATCTTCCCCCGCCTGTGTACGGACTGTGCTTTGGTACCTGCGCCCCACAAGCGCGCCGCGACCAGGAGGTGCCGGTTGCCCGTGGTGGTTCCAGCCGCGCGGGCGATGGTGAACACCGTTCGGCGGTCCACTCGGGGCCACCGCTCCGGCGTAGGGCAGGCGTCGAGCTCCGCGGGCCACCACGTGGCGTCGGGCAACAGGGCTGGCCGTCGACATCATCGAGTGCTGACGGGATGCGTGGTCCTCAACAGCGCCAACTGTTGGAGTGGACACGCACCGTGGCCGGCGGATTCGCCAGGGCCGTCCCTCTGGGCAGGGAAATCCTGGATCCGGAGTAGTTCGGCCCGGACCACAGTTCCGCCGTGCAGACGGCCGCGTTGTTGTAGAACGACTGCGCACATCCCGCCCAGTTTCCGGCAGGACAGTCGGCACCGGGCAGAAAGGACCAGTTCGGGATCGAGGTCCCCTCCGCTATCCGGCCCTGCAGACCTGTGAAGTTGGGCCCCGACCAGAAACAGAGATACGACGATGGGCACAGCGCCACGGCTTGCGTGTCGGCGGCGGCCGACCCGGCCGCCGGGCCACCCAGCGAAACGAGCGCCCCTGCCACGACAGCGAGCAACGCCCTGGTTCTCGGCTTTCTCCGCACCCCCGTCCTCGTCCTTGTCTTTGCCCCCGTCCTCGTCCTTGCCTTGGCCCCGGTCCTCGTCCTTTTCTCGGTCTTCACCAGGTCTTCCTCTCACTCGGTCAGCTCGCGGGCGTGCGTGGCCGCTGCCTCCCATATGTCGGTGAGTTGGCGGAGGTCGCGCTTGTCGGTGGCGGGCAGGGATTCCGCGTGCTGCCTTCTGAGCGACAGGACGGTGTCCGGGACACGCGCCTTCCGAGCGCAGGTTCCGTCGTCCGTCGCCACCTCGATCTCCCGCTTTCGCATGTCCCGGGTGGCGCCCCGCTCGCCGTACTCGCCCTTGAGTTTCCGGTACGCGTCGTCGGGATCCTCGTAGGAATATCCCTTCGCGTCCATGCATTCTTTCCAGTTCCGCATGGCGGCCGCATACTCGGGATCTTCTGTCACACGGTCCGTGAGCGAGTTGTTGAGGATCTGCGGGACATGTTCGGAGGCCGCCCAATCGTCCAGACTTCCGTACAGTTCCTGGCGGCTCACCGCCTCGCACCCTTTACCCGAGAAGGTGACCGTCTGGTCGTCCGGAAGCCTCATCTCGCGGCGGTCGGAGGCATCTCCGCGCAGCGCGTACACATACTTTTCCGCTTCCGCCTCGGACAACTGGGCCACATAAGCGTCATTCTCCATCCCCGGCGCGAGAGGTTCGCCGCCCTCCCGCTTTTCTCCACCCCCCGGGGAATCCAGGTACTGCGCGTAGAGGCCGTATCCTCGCTTGCGCCGCTCGTCCATGCCGAGCAGCTGTTCCTCGTAGGACTGAGGTGCCGAGGCGGATCTCCCGGCCCGGTACGGGAATCCCTTGTCCGCCATGCATACCGCGATGAGTTCTGATTCGGCTCTGCGGAGCGCGCGCTCACCTCGGGCGTAGGAGCCGGATCGGGTGAGCAGATCGAGTTCGGCCGCGGTGAGGCCGGGCGGTCCGCCCTCGTCGTCCGCGGCGTCCGGCCCGGACACTCCGCATGCCGTGAGCAGGAGAAATCCCGCCAGCGCGCAGGAAATCGAAACGCCACCACCAGATCTCTGGCCGCGTGCCATCCGGGTGCCCCTCAACAAGTGGTCGGTGCAGGCTTACAGGTGAGGACGGCTGGTGTCCGTGAATCAGCGCTCACGGACACCAGCCCATCGCTATCGGCCGGCTCAGCAGCTCCAGTTGTTGGACGATATGGCGTTGTTCATCGTGGAGCTCAGAGCCGTCTGGCCCGAGCCGATGCCGAGAGTGAGCCTGGATCCGCCGTAGTTCGCGGTGGTCCACAGATTGGCCCTACAGCTGGTCCCGTTGTTGTAGACCGAGGAGGCGCAGTCGTTCCAGGTCCCGGTCGGACAGCTGGAATGCGAGAACGCGGTCCAGTTCGAGTTCGACCCGGACAGTCTTCCCGGGCCGTCCGAGTAATTGGTGCCGTTCCAGAAGCACACGTTCGTCGCCGTGCATCCGGGCGGTGCCGCGGTGATGGCGTTGTCGCCGGCCGGTGCCGCAGTCGAGACGTATGCGCTGGCCTTGACCGAATCGCTCGCTGAACTGGCCGTGGCCGTGCCCGCCAGCCCGCCCACCGGCAGAATCACTCCCGCCGCGATGGCCAAGAACCGCTTGGTCGCCTTGTTCAATTGATCTTCCCCTCACAGTGGGCCGATACCCGTGCGTGCCCGATCGAGCCACAATGCGCGTCAGCGGCTCGATCCGCGTGTTCCACCATTGCAAAGAAGTTGACACCGAGCCATGCTGTTGCGGCTGACCGCAAAAGCTGAGCTCATCGGGGGAGAACGAGATGCTCCGCATACATTTCAGCGACGCCGATCTGGCCAGAACTCGCTTGTCCGCGAGCCCGAACCCGTTTTGGGAGATCGTCGCCAGCCTGCACCGTTTCCAGACCCGGCAGGGCCGCTGGGCATACGCGGAGTGGTATCGCACCGTCCGCCACCGGCTGCGGGATAAGAAACTCGATCGTGCCCTTCACACCGTGCTGCTGCCGCTGCTTCCGAGAGCCTCCTACTTTCCGGATTTCCTCACCCCGGTCGAGGCGTCCGACGGGTTCGACGCCGGGCTGGAGGCCATTCTGGCCACGCCACCGCGCAGGGTCCTGGAGGAGATCGCCATCCTCGACCGCGTCGTGGGAGCCCCCTCATGGGCCCCGCGATTAGCCGAGTCACGGCCGCGCAAGGAGCTCGTGCGGGTGCTGCGCGCCTACCACGAGGTCGCCATCGCCCCGTACGAGGAACAGATGCAGTCCCGTATCGAGACCGAGCGGGCGATGCGGTGCCGCGGGCTGCTGGACGGCGGTGTGGAGGGCATGCTGGCCGGTCTCGGTCCCACGATGTGCTGGGACTCTCCCGTTCTGCGCGTCGACTACCACCCCGCCGTGGACCGCGATCTGCGCCTGGACGGCCGCGGGATGCTCTTCGTCCCGTCGTACTTCTGCTGGCACCGCCCGGTGGGGCTCGCCGACCCCGGGCTGCCGCAGGTGCTGATGTATCCACTGCTGCACGAGCATCCGTCGGCCTCGTCGCCGGAGGTCCGGCGCGTCCTGGACGACTCCCCCGAGGCGTCCCTGACCGCCCTGCTCGGGCAGACCCGGGCCACCGCCCTGTGGGCCTCGGCGTCCGGGGCCACGACCGGGGAGATCGCGCGGGCCGCCGGGGTGTCCGCGTCGTCGGCCAGCCGACACGCCACCGCGCTGCGGGACGCGGGACTGATCACCAGCAGTCGGCACGCGACGACGGTGCTGCACACCCTCACCCCGGTCGGCGCGTCCGTGCTCCGCGCCTGTACGCGCCGGGCGGGGTCGAGCCGGTCGGGTGGGTCCAGGGCGGGGCTGTCGTCGTCGCCATAGCGGTCACCGCGAGGACGCCGGTCACGATCGGCGTCAGGGCCACGATCAGGGTGTCGTGCGGGCAGGTGTCGACGAAGCGGGCCCGGTCGGGGTGACGAGCGTGATCGCGTGGGGTTCGTCGCAGGGTGAAGCCCTGGGCGGCTGGGGCGAGCAGGCGCAGCGGGGGTCTTCGTCCAGTCGGCGCGGATGCCGGCCGGGGCCGACGGGGAGTGGCGGCGATCTCGGTCGGATCCCGGTGCGGGTCGGCGCCCGTCCGTCCGCGCCGCTGCCTCCTCTCTCGCCCGCGCGGTGAAGCTCCGTGGCCGGTTACGCGGTCTCATGCAGAGGGCGGGTGCCGGCCTCGCGGCCGGTGAGGCCCGACAGGGCCAGGGCGCCCGGGCCGGTGAAGACCAGGAGGAGGAAGCCCCAGCAGAAGAGGACGGGGGCGAGGCCGCCGTTCTGGAGGGGGAACAGGCCGTCCTTCTGGTGTTCCGTGAAGTACGCGAAGGCCATGATGCCCGAGCTGAGGAACGCGGCACCGCGCGTCGCCGCGCCGAGGAGGACGAGGACGCCGCAGACCAGCTCGATCACTCCGGCGTACCAGAAGGGCCAGTCGCCGACCGGGCTCGCCTTGCGGTCCAGGATGCCGAAGACCGTGGCCGCGCCCTCGCTGGCGAACAGCAGGCCCAGGACGATGCGGAACAGGCCCAGGACGAGGGGCCGGCGTGCCGTCAGCCAGTCGTCCAGGCGCGAAGGGCTGCTCATGGGTACTCCTCGGATGTGTCGGCTACGCGTGGGTGCTCCCGTCTCCTACGCGTCCGCCCGGCCTCCGGTTCACGGAATCCGGTGCGGAATCCGGTGCGGACTTCGGTGCGGACTTCGGCACGGACTTCGGCGGCCGTGACGGGGCGTCCGTTCGAGGTGGGTCAGGGGGTCTCCCCGGTGTTCGCGAGGGCCGCGCCCAGCTCCGATCTGCGGCGGATGCCGAGCTTGCGGTAGGTGCTGGTGAGATGGGTCTCGACGGTGCGACGGGCCAGGTGAAGAAGTTCTCCTATCTCGGTGTTCGTGCGGTTCTGGGCGGCGAGTTCGGCGATACGGCGCTCTCCGGCGGTCAGGGCGGCGGGGCCGGTGAGGGCGGTCGCCGTGCGGCGGGCACCGCCCTCGCGCAGCGCCGACTCCGCCAGCGCGCGCAGGCGGTGCGCGCCCAGGCGTTCGGCCCGTTCGGCCGCCTCCCGGAAGGCGTCCCGGGCCCGCGCCCGTTCCCCGGCGGCGGCGAGCCCCCGCCCCTGCGCCAGGAGCGCCGGTATCAACTCCGCCTCGACCGGCGCACCACCGTCCGGCTCCGTCCCACGACGCCCGCCGGACGCCGGCCCGCCGCCGCCCTGCGCCTTCCGGTCGCCGACCGGCAATACGGTCCTGCCTCCGCCCGGCGGCCCGGCCCAGCCACCGTCCGGCAGTGCGGACCCGTCTCCGGCCGACGGCGCGGACCGGCCACCGATCGACGAGACGGTGGACGCTCCGTCCGCCGTCCAGGCAGTCGCTTCTCGCCCCGGGCCCTCGCCCAGTGCCCAGCCCCGCATCGCCGTCACCCTCGCGGGCGCGCCGCCCGACGCCGTGGCACCCCACATCCAAGTTCCTCCGCTCACGGCTCCGGCGGCCCACATCGTCGAACCGCCGACCGCCGGCTCGGCACCCCACACCGTCGGCCACGCGTTCACGGCGGCTCGCCCGGCCGCCGCGACCACGGCCCCGGCCTCCCCCGGGGTTTCGGACGCGTCACGTGGGTCGTCGTCGATGCCCCGGCGCAGGAGATGTACCGCTCGGTCGGCCAGGTGCAGGCCGCGACGACCGCGGGTGGCCGTGGCCAGGGTGGTGAGGGCGCGGCCGACCACTCGGGGGGTGTTCCAGACGGTGGCCAGCGAGAGTTCCTGTTCGGCCAGGGCGAGCGCCTCGTGGGGGCGGCCGAGGGCGAGGTGGCACTCCGCGGCGGCGGTGCGCCAGGGGGTGACGACGGGGCTCGTCACGTCCCGTGCCGACTGGCGTCGGCCGCATTCCAGGAAGTCGTCGAGGGCGGCCGCCGGGTCGCCGGTGGCGGCGCGGAGGAGGCCACGGGCGTACAGGAAGCGGTTCAACTCCCAGGAGTCGTGGGCGTTCTGGAGGTCGAAGGCGTCGGCCAGGCGCTCCGCCTCGTCCGCGCGGTCGGTCTCCACGAGGGCGATGACCGCGTGGGCCAGCGCGTTGGCTGACTCGGGACGGCCGGCGACCGCGCGCGTGACCTCGGGGTCGGCGAGGACGTCCTCGTGGGCGCCGCGCGCGGCGATGATGTCGACGCGGACGTTGCGGAGGGCCAGATGCATGGGGTGCAGCAGGGAGGTCCGCCGGCCGCTGAGGCCGCGGTGGACCAGCCGTTCGGCCTCGTCGAGCTGGTCTGCCCACTGGGCGACCGCGGCCGCCGTGCCCAGCAGGAAGACCTCGTCCGTCGGGTCGGCCGGCTGGGAGAGCAGGGCCCGGACGCGGTCCATCGCGGTGGCCGCCGAGGTCAGACCGGCGGTGGCCTCGTAGCGCACCAGCAGTGCCTGTCCCGCCGTGCCGACCAGGTGGGGGGTGTCCTCGGCGCTCTCCCGCAGCCAGCGGTAGACCTCCTGCCGTACGCCCTGGTCGTGGTCGGAGAGCAGCGCCGAGGCCGTCTGGACCGTGCGGATCAGGTCCGGATGGCCCGTCAGGTGCTCGTCGCGCAGCCCGCGCAGCACGTCGACGGCGGCGCGGGCCTCGCCGCGCCGTGCCAGGGCGGTACCGAGGGCGACCGCCGCCTGGACGCGCTCGCGCGGTGGGCCCGGTCGGCGCATCGCCTCGACGAGCCGGGGGATGCCCGCGCCGGACCGCACGGTGGCGTATTCCAGGGAGCCCAGTTCGGTGAGGACCACGGTGCGGCGGGCGGCCGGCATCGGTTCGTCGAGGGCGCGGCGCAGCAGGGCGAGGGCGTCGTCGCTGCGGTCGTCGCGGACGGCGAGGTCTGCGGCGTCGAGCAGGGCGCCGGTCGCCCAGGCCTCGCCCACGGGGCCGCAGCGCAGCAGTTGTCCGGCGACGGCCGCCGCGCTGTCACCGCGGTGCAGCATCGCCTCGGCGGCCCGGCGGTGGGCGGTCTGCCGGTCGGCGCCGGCCCAGCCGCCGAGCACGGCGTCCCGCAGCAGCGGGTGGGCGTAACGCGGCCGGCCCTCGGGGTCGGGGCGCAGCAGGCCGAGTCCGGTCATCGCGGTGAGCCAGCCGGGGACGCGGGCGGGGTCGACGTCGGCCGTGCGGGCGAGCAGGTCGGCGTCGACCGGTACGGGGGCGTGCTCGTCGTCCAGCGCGGCGAGTGCGCGGGTGACCGCGACGGTCGCGGGTCCGGCGCTGTCCAGCCACCAGGACACCGCGGCGGCGTAGTTGCCCGGATAGAGCGCCGCGCAGGTGTCCGGAAGGGCAGCCGGGAAGGCCCCGGGGTGGATGTTGCGGAGGTCGGACAGCAGGGCGCGCAGCAACAGCGGGTTGCCCGCGCCCGCGCGTAAGCAGGCGTCGACCCATTCCGGCGGGGCATCGGCGTGGACGGAACGGACCAGGCGTGCGGCGGCGTCGGGGCTCAGTGGGGCAAGGGTGCGGGTGTGCACGAGGGCAGGCGAGAGGGCGTGCGCGAGACCGTCCGCCGGGGGTTCTATGTCGTACTGGCCGCGCTCGGTGACCACGAGGAGGACCGGCAGACGGTCGATGCGGCGAACGGCCTCGACGAGCCAGCGGCGGGAGGCGGGGTCGGCGAAGTGCGCGTCGTCCACGGCGACGAGGAGGGGGGACTCGACCGCGTAGGAACGCAGCAGGCGCCACAGCCGGGCGGGCCTGCCCCGGTGCGGCGGGGTGCCCGGCGGGTCCGGCGCCTCGCCCGCGACCTGGTCGAACTCCGGTCCGTGACAGAGGAGTTGGAAGACGGTGTCGAACGGTACGGAGGTGTGCTCGGGCGAGCAGCGGGCCCGCAGGACCCGCATGCCGCACGCCGCCGCGTGGTCGGCCGCGGACTCCAGGAGTGCGGTGCGGCCGGTGCCGGTGGCACCCCGGAGCAGCACCAGGCGGCCCGAGCCGGTCCGGGCACGAGCTGCCTCCGCGGTCAGCACCTCCAGGGCCTCACGGCGTTCGAGAAGCGGTTCCGGCGGGCACATCGCTGTCTCCTTCGTGGAAGGTAGTTTTCCGCTTCCGTAGACGGGGCACGGCCCGTCGGGGTGCACCGTTCGCGGACGGTCGGCGTGAAAACGCCGTGGCCGATCCTCGGTGGGTCCCGCGGTGGGCCCGCGGTCGGTCCCGTGGTCGGTCCCGCGGTGATCTCGTGGTGTATCTCGTGGTCCTCCACGATTGCGCAGCGCACACGGCACACAGAAGTGTGAATCGAGCCCATCGGCCACTCCCCTCACGGGAGCGGCGATTTCGTGCATACGGGAGAAACGGTTGCGCAGCACATTCCGGACCACGGACACGGTGACGGCCACGGCCGCGGCCACCGGCGCGTCGGAGCCCCAGGAGACCCGGCGTCGCATCCCGGTCGTGGTCCACACCCTCGACCCGCTCTCCCGCGCCGGCGTGCTCAGCCAGCTGCGGGGGCACCCGGTGATCGACCTCGTGGACGACGCCGAGGTACGTACGGGCACCGTGGCCGTGCTCGTCGGTGACACCCCGGACGAGCCGTTGCTCTCCGCGCTGCGCCGTCTGGTGCGCAGCGAGGGGGCGCGGGCCGTGCTGGTGGTGAGCGTGATCCGCGAGACGGAGCTGCTCGATGTCATCGAATGCGGGGTCGGGGCCATCGTGTGGCGCCACGAGGCGACCGCGCACCGGCTGGCGCAGGCGGTGCTCGCGGCCTCGCGCGGGGACGGCGACCTGCCCGCCGATCTGCTCGGCCGGCTGATCAACCAGGTGGGGACGTTGCAGCGTTCGGTGGCCGGGCGCACCGGGGCGCCGCTGTCCGGCCTGGTGCCGAGGGAGATCGACGTCCTCCGACTGGTGGCCGAGGGGATGGACACCGGTGAGATCGCGAGCAAGCTCTCCTACTCCGAACGCACCGTCAAGAACGTGATGCACGGGCTCACCACCCGGCTGCATCTCCGCAACCGGGCGCACGCGGTGGCCTATGCCCTCCGTGAAGGCTACATCTGATCGAACGGGCAGTCGCACCCGGCCACTTGGGCACCCACTCTGCCCGGGGGTCGTCCCCGGCGCGTCTACGGGTACGGCATCCGCGCCGGGCAGGATCGACGGACAGGCGTCCGACCCGACGGCGGACAGACATCCGCCACGGCAGCGGACAGACGTCCGGCCCGACGGCGGACAGACGTCCGACCCGACGGCCGACAGACATCCGCCACGGCAGCGGACAGACATCCGACCGCATCACAGCAGGAGCACGACCGTGATCCACGAGGTGGACGAGGTCCTCAAGGGACTGATCGGCGGTGGTGCCCTGGCCGGCTCCGGCATCGACGTCTCCTTCGAGGCCCCGACCCGCGACTGGGCGGCCCGGCGCAACGCGCCCGCCGTCAACACCTATCTGTACGACATCCGTGAGGACGTCTCGCGCCGCCAGCGCGGCCACATGCCGGTCCGCGACGAGCGCGACATCGTCGTGCGCCGCCGGCAGCCGCCCCGCTGGTTCCGGCTGTCGTACCTGGTGACCGCCTGGACCAAGCAGCCCCAGGACGAACACCGGCTGCTCTCCGCGGTACTGGCCAACCTGCTGCCGCGCGAACTGCTGCCCCCGAGCGAACTCCCGGGCGCGCTCGGCGCGCTGGGTCTGTCCGTGCCGGTCTCGGTCGCGGGGCTGCACACCGAGTCGCGGTCCCTCGCCGAGATCTGGTCCGCGCTGGGCGGCGAGCTGAAGCCGTCCCTCGACCTCGTGGTCACCGCGCCCTTCCCGTCCTTCCCCGAGTACGACGCCGGTCCCCCGGTCACCGAGGGTGCCGCCATCCGGGTGCGCGGTATCGACGGCTCCCTGGAGGGCTCGGAGGAACGCGCCCACCGGCCGGGGCAGTTGGCGTCCGCGCCGATCACCGGGGAGCGGCGGCGGTGACCGTGCACGTCAGCCGGGACACCGATGCGCTCCTGCTCCGGCTCGCCCGGCTGCGCGAGCGCGTGGCCGAGTTGGTGGCCGAGCGCGGTGCCGGAGATCCGACGGCGAGTGATCCGCTGCGTGGGCTGTACCTGTCCGAGGAGGGCGTACGGCATCTGCTGGAGCCGCCGGCGGAGCCGTACCCGTCCGTCTTCCCCGACCTGGAACCGACTCCGGAACCGAGACCGGAACCCCACCAGGTATCGCACCCGGTACCGAACCAGGAACCGGGCCGGGAGGCCGCCGTGGACGGTCCGCTGGAGCGGCTCGCGGGGCGGCTGGGGCTGACCGAGTTGGACACACGGATCCTGCTCATCGCCCTGGCCCCCGATCTGGACCGCTCCTACGAGCAGTTGTACGGGTATCTGAACGACGACGTGAGCAGGCGTCGGGCCACGGTCGGGCTCGCGCTCGATCTGTGCGGGCTGCCCGTGCATCTGGCGCGGGCGCGGGCCCGGTTCATGCCCTCGGCACCGCTGAGCGCCCTCGGACTGCTGACCGTCGAGGACCCCGAACGCCCTTTCCTCGGGCGGGGGTTGCGGGTGCCGGACCGGCTGGTCGCGCATCTGCTCGGCGACGACACGATGGACGCGGCGCTCGTCGGGCATGTCCGTCCGCTCGCGTCGACGTCGGCGGTGGCTCCGGCCGGGCCCTCGTCGGTGGAGGACGGCGGGTTCACGGCCCGACTGGCCGCCCGGCTCGCCGCCGCTCCGGTCACCGTGCATCTGCGGGAGCACCGCGAGGGCGACGGCCTGCTGCGCGCGGGTGCCGCCCTGCGCGCCGCCGGGACGCAGGCGTTGCACTTCACGCCCCCGGCGGCCGAGGACGAGCTCTCCGCGCTCCTGCCCCGCCTGCTGCGCGAGGCCCGGCTGCGCGGGTGCGCGGTCGTGGTGTCGCCGTTGCCGGAGAAGCCGGGGCCGCTGTTCCGTGCGTTGACGGCGGCCGACGTGTCCGTGCTGTTCGCGGGGCCGCAACCGTACGACCCGCAGTGGTGCGACCGTGATCCGCTGGTCCTCGACGTGCCCCGGCCGCCCACGGGCGCGGTGGAGGCCTGGTCGGCGGCGCTCGGTGCCGGGGCGGACGGGCCGGGGTTCGACCTGGCGGCCACGGTCGCCCCGTACCGGCTCGGCGGTGACCGGATCGAGCGGGCGGCCCGTGCGGCCGTGGACCTCGCGGCGTTCGACGGCACCGAGGTGACCGCGGCCCATCTGCGGCTCGCGGCGCGCCTGCAGTCCGCCTCCGGTCTGGAGCGGCACGCCCGCCGGATCCGCCCCGACGTCGGCTGGGACGACCTCGTGCTGCCCGACAAACCCCTCGTCCAGCTGCGGGAGCTCGCCCTGCGTGCCCGGCATCGCGACCGGGTGCTCGGCGACTGGCGGCTGAGTGCCGGGGGCGGCCGGGGCCGTGGGGTGCTCGGGCTCTTCGCGGGCGAGTCGGGCACCGGCAAGACGCTGTCGGCGGAGGTCGTGGCGGCCGAACTCGGCCTGGACCTCTATGTCGTGCAGCTCTCCTCGGTGGTCGACAAGTACGTCGGCGAGACCGAGAAGAACCTGGAACGGATCTTCACCGAGGCCGACCGCACCGACGCCGTGCTGCTCTTCGACGAGGCCGACGCCGTGTTCGGCAAGCGCTCGGAGGTCAAGGACTCGCACGACAAGTACGCCAACATGGAGAGCGCCTATCTGCTCCAGCGACTGGAGTCCTTCGACGGGATCGCCCTGCTGACCACGAATCTGCGGGCCAACATCGACGAGGCGTTCACCCGGCGGCTGGATCTGGTGGTCGACTTCCCGTTCCCGGACACCGCCCAGCGGCTGGCCCTGTGGCGGCACAGCCTGGCCGCCGTGCCCCGCGCCGACGACACGGACCCGGCGGCGGTCGCCCGCGACTTCGAGCTGGCCGGCGGTTCCATCCGCAGCGCGGTCGTCACCGCCGCCTACGCCGCCGCCGGACGCGGCGGGCCCGTGACCTCGGCCGACCTGCGGGAAGGCGCGGAACGCGAGTACCGCAAAGCCGGACGACTGGTACCGGGCGAAGGCAACTGGTAACAGCCCGACGAACACCCGTGAGGGCGAACCCTCGACGGCGCCCCCACCGGACGGCCCACGCCTACCTCACCCGCCACCTCCGGCCGGTGCGCCCGCGCACACCCACAACCGCCCCCCCGGCGGCCGCCCGCAACGCCGAACCGGCCCACGGTCCCATCCGCGGCGCGGTCGTCACCGCCGCCTACGCCGCCGCCGGACGCGGCGGGCCCGTGACCCCCGCCGACCTGCGGGAAGGCGCGGAACGCGAGTACCGCAAAGCCGGACGACTGGTACCGGGCGAAGGCAACTGGTAACAGCCCGGCGGACACCCGTGAGGGCGAACCCTCGACGGCGCCCCCACCGGACGGCCCGTGCCTACTTCACGCGCCACTTCTGGTTCGGTGTGCCCGCGCACGTCCACAGCTGGAGGTCGGCGCCGTTGCGGGTGCCGTTGTCCTTCACGTCGACGCACTTGTCGGCCTGCGGGTTGACCAGGTCGCCCTCGGTGCTGAGCACGAACTGCTGGGCGGGGTTGCCGCTGCACCTGGCCAGCTGGATGACCGCGCCGTCGTCCCGGGAGCCCCACGCCACGTCCATGCACAGACCGAGGGAGCGCACGGTGCCGTCTCCCCGGAAGTCCCACTTCTGGTTGGCCGAGCCGGCGCAGTCCCAGATCTGGAGCGGGGTGCCGTCCTTGCCCTTGCCGTTCTGCGCGTCCGTGACGTCGACGCAGCGGTTCGAACCCCGGCCGATGATCGCGAACCCCTTGGCGGCGGACGGCTTCTTCGTCGTCTCCTTGGTGTCCGGTTCCTGGTCAGACCCGGAGCCCGATCCGCCGGAACCGGAACCGGAGCCGGAACCGGACCCGGAGCCCGCGTCCGAACCGGAGTCGGGACC
The DNA window shown above is from Streptomyces akebiae and carries:
- a CDS encoding ATP-binding protein: MTVHVSRDTDALLLRLARLRERVAELVAERGAGDPTASDPLRGLYLSEEGVRHLLEPPAEPYPSVFPDLEPTPEPRPEPHQVSHPVPNQEPGREAAVDGPLERLAGRLGLTELDTRILLIALAPDLDRSYEQLYGYLNDDVSRRRATVGLALDLCGLPVHLARARARFMPSAPLSALGLLTVEDPERPFLGRGLRVPDRLVAHLLGDDTMDAALVGHVRPLASTSAVAPAGPSSVEDGGFTARLAARLAAAPVTVHLREHREGDGLLRAGAALRAAGTQALHFTPPAAEDELSALLPRLLREARLRGCAVVVSPLPEKPGPLFRALTAADVSVLFAGPQPYDPQWCDRDPLVLDVPRPPTGAVEAWSAALGAGADGPGFDLAATVAPYRLGGDRIERAARAAVDLAAFDGTEVTAAHLRLAARLQSASGLERHARRIRPDVGWDDLVLPDKPLVQLRELALRARHRDRVLGDWRLSAGGGRGRGVLGLFAGESGTGKTLSAEVVAAELGLDLYVVQLSSVVDKYVGETEKNLERIFTEADRTDAVLLFDEADAVFGKRSEVKDSHDKYANMESAYLLQRLESFDGIALLTTNLRANIDEAFTRRLDLVVDFPFPDTAQRLALWRHSLAAVPRADDTDPAAVARDFELAGGSIRSAVVTAAYAAAGRGGPVTSADLREGAEREYRKAGRLVPGEGNW